The DNA region AAAATAATACAGTTCCTAAAAAAGAAAAAAAGTTTGAAGATACGGCCCATAGGAAGTTTTCCTTGTTTAATTTTATATTTAATAGAAAGCAGTCTTCGATTTTTGAAGAAGAAAATATCGAAACACCTTTTAAAACCGTTGTTAAAACTTTCAGAAGTAATAAAATGGGAATGACAGCGTTGGTAATTTTATTGACAATATTTTTGACTGTGACAATTATTCCGATATTTTATTCTTTAGATTTATCTTTTTCCGATGCTAGTCAAACAAATATCCCTCCTGGATTAGATTTAATGAAGTTTCCTAAGGAATTAGAAGGAAATTTAAAACAAATCTCGGTAGGACCAAGTTTTTCTGTAGGATTATCTAATGATGGACAAGTTTATGTTTGGGGTAAAAGCAAGCTAAGTAGAGTAAATGATCTTAGAAATATCCCCAAAAACATGGGAAAGGTAGTTCAAGTAGCAGCTGGTTATGATCACATTTTAGCTTTAAATGATCAAGGTAAATTATTTGCATGGGGTAGTAATCGCCATCAACAAACCCTTATTTCTGCTGAAGTGGCTAGTTTAGATAATATAAAATCAATATATGCTGGATATTTATTCTCTATGGTTTTAACAGAAGATGGTCATACCTATTACTTTGGAAATACAATGCTTAATGATTATGATCATTACCATCCTTACCAAGGACAGATCGCCAAAATTGCTAATACCGAAAATCATTTTGTAGGTTTAACCTTTGATGGCGATGTGGTTTATCTAGGAAGGCAAAGCGGTGCTTACTCAAATATCCCCAAAAATATGGGTAAAGTTATAGATGTAGCATCAACTTCATTGACCTTTGCAGCTTTAAATGATCAAGGGGAAGTTTTTATCTGGGGGAATCCTTCTACTTCTAGAGGAGAAAGATTAGTTCCAGAAACTGATAGTAAAATTACTAAATTATTTGGTGGCAGACATCATTATGTAGCTTTAACAGAAGATAAAAACCTTATTTCTTGGGGTTTTGACAATTATGGTCAAGCTACAATTCCAAGGAAGGTAGAAAGGGCAGAGATTGATACTGTATTTAATGGTTTTTATCAAAATTACGCTGTGACAAAGGATGGCAGAATATTAACATGGGGTTTAAAGGGTTATCCCTTAGGTTCCGATGACTTAGGTAGAGATCAACTGCAAAGGATTTTACACGGTGGAAGGTTGAGTATGACAATAGGTGTAGTGGCAGTTTTAATTTCAACCTTTGTCGCCATAATTGTAGGTGGAGTTTCTGGTTATTTCGGTGGAAAAATTGATTTAGTATTACAAAGGGTATCAGAAATGATCGCTTCCCTGCCATTTTTACCATTTGCCATGATTTTATCGGCACTGATAGGGAATAGATTAACAAATACCCAAAAAGTATATATGATTATGGTTATTTTAGGTCTACTTTCTTGGCCAGGATTACAGCGTTTAATCAGGGCACAAGTTCTTTCTATCCGTGAACAAGAGTACGTTACAGCAGCTAAGGTTTTAGGAGTAAAACAAAATAAGATTATTTTTAAACACATAATTCCTAATGTTATATCAGTTATTATAGTTTCTGCAACATTATCTTTCGGTGGCAGTATGATTACAGAGGCTAGTTTATCCTTTTTAGGTTTTGGAGTTCAGCCCCCTCAACCAACTTGGGGTAATATGTTAAATGGTGCTAGAAATAGTGTTGTTA from Anaerobranca californiensis DSM 14826 includes:
- a CDS encoding ABC transporter permease subunit produces the protein MAQNNTVPKKEKKFEDTAHRKFSLFNFIFNRKQSSIFEEENIETPFKTVVKTFRSNKMGMTALVILLTIFLTVTIIPIFYSLDLSFSDASQTNIPPGLDLMKFPKELEGNLKQISVGPSFSVGLSNDGQVYVWGKSKLSRVNDLRNIPKNMGKVVQVAAGYDHILALNDQGKLFAWGSNRHQQTLISAEVASLDNIKSIYAGYLFSMVLTEDGHTYYFGNTMLNDYDHYHPYQGQIAKIANTENHFVGLTFDGDVVYLGRQSGAYSNIPKNMGKVIDVASTSLTFAALNDQGEVFIWGNPSTSRGERLVPETDSKITKLFGGRHHYVALTEDKNLISWGFDNYGQATIPRKVERAEIDTVFNGFYQNYAVTKDGRILTWGLKGYPLGSDDLGRDQLQRILHGGRLSMTIGVVAVLISTFVAIIVGGVSGYFGGKIDLVLQRVSEMIASLPFLPFAMILSALIGNRLTNTQKVYMIMVILGLLSWPGLQRLIRAQVLSIREQEYVTAAKVLGVKQNKIIFKHIIPNVISVIIVSATLSFGGSMITEASLSFLGFGVQPPQPTWGNMLNGARNSVVIQNYWWRWVFPSLVLSICVICINIVGEALRAAIDPKSQER